In Geopsychrobacter electrodiphilus DSM 16401, a single window of DNA contains:
- a CDS encoding GTP-binding protein EngB, with product MADPVDGESSATIRARVEKARAIQRERLASYGLHANSAMAARHIRKFCPLDESGQKLLEMVVDKLGMSARSYSRILKVARTIADLAGEENIGQMHLAEAIQYRGLDRKTF from the coding sequence TTGGCTGATCCAGTGGATGGTGAATCTTCTGCGACCATTCGTGCCAGGGTGGAAAAGGCCCGTGCCATCCAGCGGGAACGTCTTGCGTCTTATGGCTTGCATGCGAATTCTGCTATGGCCGCTAGGCATATCCGCAAATTCTGCCCGCTTGATGAATCCGGGCAAAAACTGCTGGAGATGGTGGTCGATAAACTCGGAATGTCGGCGCGCAGTTACAGCCGTATTCTCAAGGTGGCACGAACTATTGCTGATCTCGCAGGAGAAGAGAATATCGGCCAGATGCATCTGGCTGAGGCGATTCAGTATCGGGGGCTGGATCGGAAAACCTTTTGA
- a CDS encoding helix-turn-helix domain-containing protein gives MEIPLTIQPPEEFTREPITLGDHLRRCRIELGLYQKDVAAKLGVTTPTVWNWENRGSVDLRFTPRVIEFLGYNPISQPKDLLEKLAWYKLINGLTLEQLGVEMGRDPEQLADWLSGRHEPCRRNREKIEIFLANCAEIVNRQGSADKKCLSRIGAYN, from the coding sequence ATGGAAATACCGCTTACGATTCAGCCACCTGAAGAATTTACCCGCGAACCAATCACCCTCGGAGATCACTTACGACGATGCAGAATTGAACTTGGATTGTACCAGAAAGATGTCGCTGCCAAGCTCGGCGTCACCACCCCAACGGTCTGGAACTGGGAAAACAGAGGGTCGGTTGATCTGCGATTCACTCCCAGGGTCATAGAGTTTCTCGGCTACAACCCCATCTCCCAGCCGAAGGATCTGCTGGAAAAACTGGCATGGTACAAACTGATCAACGGTCTGACCTTGGAACAACTTGGTGTCGAGATGGGACGAGATCCGGAGCAGCTGGCGGACTGGTTAAGCGGACGGCATGAACCATGTCGGCGGAACCGGGAAAAAATTGAGATCTTTTTGGCAAACTGTGCAGAGATTGTCAATCGGCAGGGTTCAGCCGACAAGAAATGTCTGAGTCGAATAGGCGCATATAATTAA
- a CDS encoding helix-turn-helix domain-containing protein, which yields MSKKTLHIYPGSLKEVESLGLRLKDARLRRRFSMEVVCARADISRPTLSKIEKGDPSVAFGHYVQVLRVLGLLADLAQIANEDVLGRRLQDEALPHRQRAPRKKKLPQEDIDGEGKK from the coding sequence ATGTCAAAAAAGACTCTCCATATTTATCCCGGCTCACTGAAGGAAGTCGAGTCTCTGGGTCTCAGACTGAAGGATGCGCGTCTGCGCAGGCGTTTCTCCATGGAGGTCGTTTGCGCCAGAGCCGATATCTCCCGGCCGACGCTCTCCAAGATTGAAAAAGGGGATCCATCGGTTGCTTTTGGTCACTATGTGCAGGTGCTACGTGTTCTTGGCCTATTGGCTGACCTGGCGCAAATTGCCAATGAAGATGTTTTGGGCCGCAGGCTGCAAGACGAGGCTCTCCCGCACAGACAAAGAGCACCTCGCAAGAAAAAACTTCCGCAGGAAGACATTGATGGCGAAGGGAAAAAATAG
- a CDS encoding type II toxin-antitoxin system HipA family toxin, whose translation MAKGKNRRQLWVWLDDPAFGPLQKIGTLSQGDRGSASFAYDPDWLTHAHVFPLDPELDLLPGDFYPNGSNFGVFMDSCPDRWGQLLMKRREAIEARDEKRSSRTLGPWEFLLGVQDCTRMGALRYSLPDSNIFLAAEALSAPPVTKIAELQSIAFELTRKKLASPDKIKEWLKVLVAPGASLGGARPKANLIDDQGHLWIAKFPSADDDYDVAVWEKVLHDLARDCGISVPESQLMQLGDGYHTFLVKRFDRERESRRFFASAMTLLKHVDTDDASYLELAEFLATFGEPDLLSADLEELFTRVVFNVATANRDDHLRNHGFMRSPAGWWLAPAYDMNPSFKKEEHALALDIENRLPDLSVVLATAGYYRLDRKRAKAIIEKVIEIVSDWERRARNHGLSRQDCLEAAHLFMAAGKK comes from the coding sequence ATGGCGAAGGGAAAAAATAGAAGACAGTTGTGGGTCTGGCTGGACGATCCTGCTTTCGGCCCCCTGCAGAAGATCGGCACCCTGTCGCAAGGGGATCGCGGCAGCGCCAGTTTTGCTTATGATCCTGACTGGCTCACACACGCCCATGTCTTCCCGCTCGATCCTGAGCTGGATTTGCTGCCGGGCGATTTTTATCCTAATGGCTCAAACTTCGGGGTCTTCATGGATTCCTGCCCTGATCGCTGGGGCCAACTGCTGATGAAGCGCCGGGAGGCTATTGAGGCCAGAGATGAGAAACGCTCCTCCCGAACCCTTGGCCCTTGGGAGTTTCTGCTAGGAGTGCAGGACTGCACCCGTATGGGGGCCTTACGCTACAGCCTGCCAGACAGCAATATTTTTCTCGCCGCCGAAGCCCTGTCCGCCCCTCCTGTCACCAAGATTGCCGAATTACAGTCCATTGCCTTCGAATTGACCCGAAAGAAGCTGGCCAGCCCTGACAAAATCAAAGAATGGCTGAAAGTCCTTGTCGCACCGGGAGCTTCGCTTGGCGGCGCACGTCCAAAGGCGAACCTTATCGATGATCAGGGGCACCTCTGGATCGCCAAATTCCCTTCGGCGGATGACGACTACGATGTCGCAGTCTGGGAGAAGGTCCTGCACGATCTCGCCCGCGACTGCGGGATCTCCGTCCCAGAATCCCAGCTCATGCAGCTCGGCGACGGTTACCATACTTTTCTCGTCAAGCGTTTTGATCGCGAGAGAGAGAGCCGACGCTTCTTTGCCTCGGCCATGACGCTGCTGAAGCATGTCGATACGGATGATGCCAGCTACCTGGAACTGGCGGAATTTCTGGCGACCTTCGGTGAGCCCGACCTTCTGTCCGCCGATCTTGAAGAATTGTTCACGCGGGTGGTGTTCAATGTCGCCACCGCCAACCGCGACGACCATCTGCGGAATCACGGCTTCATGCGTTCACCTGCAGGCTGGTGGTTGGCACCGGCCTACGACATGAATCCTTCTTTCAAAAAGGAGGAGCATGCCCTGGCTCTGGACATCGAGAACCGCCTGCCTGACCTGAGCGTTGTTTTAGCAACGGCTGGCTATTATCGGCTAGACAGAAAGCGCGCCAAGGCCATCATCGAAAAGGTGATTGAGATCGTTTCGGATTGGGAGCGTCGCGCCCGAAACCATGGTCTATCCCGGCAGGACTGTCTGGAGGCTGCGCACTTGTTTATGGCCGCTGGTAAAAAATAA
- a CDS encoding thioredoxin family protein: MKAKAIFYHAGCPVCVAAEQHVANALDTSRYDVEIVHLGESKSRLQEAEVAGVKSVPALVLDGSAFHINFGAGIDALR; the protein is encoded by the coding sequence ATGAAAGCAAAAGCAATTTTCTACCACGCTGGATGCCCAGTATGTGTCGCCGCCGAACAACATGTTGCTAACGCGCTTGATACTTCGAGATACGATGTTGAAATTGTCCATCTTGGTGAAAGCAAGTCGCGGCTACAGGAAGCTGAAGTTGCGGGTGTCAAGTCTGTACCAGCTCTGGTCCTGGATGGTTCGGCATTTCACATCAATTTTGGTGCGGGAATTGATGCGTTAAGATAG
- a CDS encoding DUF6448 family protein, which produces MKNSIKKTGRLMTLGLFALLVFTVPQSALAHCDTLDGPVVTDARTALSQKDITPILKWVSAGDEKVIRAAFAQTLALRQQSPEGKELADMYFFETLVRIHRAGEGAPYTGLKPGVSIDPAIVLTDQALATGSIDKVIEVMTGALAKGIRENFTLAYENQKHANDSVDAGREFVESYVVFTHYVEGLHNLIKADTAHRVKSVATSEGKHGH; this is translated from the coding sequence ATGAAAAACTCTATCAAAAAAACAGGACGGCTGATGACACTGGGTCTATTTGCTCTGCTAGTTTTTACAGTACCACAATCAGCTCTGGCTCACTGCGATACTCTGGATGGACCGGTTGTCACCGATGCGCGAACCGCCTTGTCCCAGAAAGATATCACCCCGATCCTCAAGTGGGTCTCCGCAGGTGATGAGAAGGTTATTCGTGCCGCCTTCGCCCAAACTTTGGCGCTGCGCCAGCAGAGCCCCGAGGGCAAAGAACTGGCCGACATGTACTTTTTTGAAACCCTGGTGCGTATCCATCGCGCTGGCGAAGGGGCGCCCTATACGGGACTGAAACCAGGAGTCTCAATTGATCCGGCGATTGTACTGACCGACCAGGCTTTGGCAACAGGGTCGATCGACAAAGTGATTGAGGTCATGACCGGGGCCCTGGCCAAGGGTATTCGCGAGAACTTCACCCTGGCCTACGAAAATCAGAAACATGCAAATGACAGCGTTGACGCAGGCCGTGAGTTTGTAGAGTCCTATGTAGTATTCACCCACTATGTCGAAGGTCTACATAACTTGATTAAGGCCGATACCGCCCATCGCGTTAAATCCGTTGCCACCTCTGAAGGAAAACATGGCCATTAA
- a CDS encoding RNA polymerase sigma factor: MTDEELMLAYADGDMAAFEALYLRHKNRIFGFLMKKLKSQPDAEEVFQAVFTKLHVARGKYRQDIPFLPWAFTITRNALIDHIRKRDAYQKHVTTSELAVETYAGQSSSETPRRIDVAGLSSLTEDQRQALEFRFNQGLTFSEIAEQMQTTADNSRQIISRAIRKLRKLMANKETGRESS; the protein is encoded by the coding sequence GTGACTGACGAGGAACTTATGCTGGCTTATGCTGATGGTGATATGGCTGCCTTTGAAGCCTTATATTTGCGCCATAAAAATCGTATTTTTGGTTTCCTGATGAAGAAACTAAAAAGCCAGCCTGACGCTGAAGAAGTTTTTCAGGCGGTTTTTACCAAGCTGCATGTCGCCAGAGGAAAATACCGGCAAGACATTCCTTTTCTGCCCTGGGCATTCACGATCACCCGCAATGCCTTGATTGACCATATCAGAAAGAGGGATGCTTACCAGAAACATGTCACTACCTCAGAATTGGCTGTGGAAACCTATGCCGGACAGTCAAGCTCAGAAACACCCAGGCGTATTGATGTAGCAGGACTTTCCAGTCTGACCGAGGACCAGCGTCAAGCCCTGGAGTTTCGTTTTAACCAGGGATTAACCTTTTCAGAGATCGCCGAACAGATGCAGACCACCGCAGACAACTCCCGACAAATCATCAGCCGGGCAATACGCAAACTGCGTAAATTGATGGCGAACAAGGAGACGGGCCGTGAATCAAGCTAA
- the hcp gene encoding hydroxylamine reductase, translating into MFCYQCEQTAKGTGCTVVGVCGKQPNVAALQDLLVYALKGISFWADKARGEGKKDQEIDRFMIDGLFTTVTNVDFDAEAVSKFVTEAVRLRGKARRLCSDLSGVVPVAAQDWTLPTSIDEQIKLGELHGVKDFKVDEDIHSVRAIIVYGMKGYAAYADHARILGKESDEIYAFTHKALAAMLDDSLDLMANVNLALETGRINYVTMELLNQAHVEAYGHPVPTSVQLGTKAGKAILVSGHDLKFLEELLKQTEGTGINIYTHGEMLPAHGYPGLKKYEHLVGNFGGAWQDQYKEFQQFPGAIIFNTNCIQKPADSYKDRLFSWGLVQWPNVKHVEGWDFSAVIQKAQECAGFKDNPGQEILTGFGHNAILGVADKVIEGVKTGAIKHFFLVGGCDGAKSGRNYYTEFAEKAPKDTVILTLACGKYRFNKMDLGNIGGIPRLLDVGQCNDTYSAIQVALALADAFECGVNDLPLSMILSWYEQKAVAVLLTLLHLGIKNIKIGPSLPAFITPNVLNFLVENYNIGPIGTAEEDLKQILAAK; encoded by the coding sequence ATGTTCTGTTATCAGTGCGAACAGACTGCCAAGGGAACCGGTTGCACTGTCGTTGGAGTCTGCGGCAAACAACCTAACGTTGCCGCGCTGCAAGATCTTCTGGTCTACGCATTAAAGGGAATTTCTTTTTGGGCCGACAAGGCCCGTGGCGAAGGAAAGAAAGATCAGGAAATCGACCGTTTCATGATCGACGGTTTGTTCACCACTGTCACCAATGTTGACTTCGATGCCGAGGCCGTCTCCAAGTTTGTTACCGAAGCTGTTCGCCTGCGTGGTAAAGCAAGACGGCTTTGCAGCGACCTTAGTGGAGTTGTCCCCGTCGCCGCCCAGGACTGGACATTGCCCACTTCGATAGACGAGCAAATTAAGCTCGGCGAACTGCATGGGGTTAAGGATTTTAAGGTCGACGAAGATATCCATTCCGTCCGTGCAATCATCGTTTATGGCATGAAGGGGTATGCTGCCTATGCCGATCATGCCCGGATCCTGGGTAAGGAATCGGACGAGATTTATGCCTTTACCCACAAGGCCCTGGCCGCCATGCTTGATGACAGTCTTGATCTGATGGCCAACGTCAACCTCGCCCTCGAAACTGGCCGCATCAACTACGTCACCATGGAACTGCTTAACCAGGCTCATGTCGAAGCCTACGGTCACCCGGTTCCGACTTCGGTTCAGCTCGGCACCAAGGCGGGCAAGGCGATTCTGGTCTCGGGCCACGACCTTAAGTTTCTCGAAGAGCTGCTCAAGCAAACCGAGGGGACCGGCATCAACATCTACACCCACGGCGAGATGCTGCCGGCGCACGGTTATCCCGGACTGAAAAAATATGAGCACCTTGTGGGTAACTTCGGAGGCGCATGGCAGGATCAGTACAAGGAATTCCAGCAGTTCCCCGGCGCCATCATCTTTAACACCAACTGTATCCAGAAACCGGCGGACAGTTATAAGGACCGTCTGTTTTCCTGGGGACTGGTGCAGTGGCCAAACGTCAAACATGTCGAAGGCTGGGATTTTTCCGCAGTGATACAAAAGGCTCAGGAGTGTGCCGGTTTCAAGGACAATCCGGGCCAGGAGATTCTCACCGGTTTCGGCCACAACGCGATTCTCGGTGTCGCAGACAAGGTCATCGAAGGAGTCAAGACCGGCGCGATCAAGCATTTCTTCCTGGTCGGCGGTTGCGATGGGGCGAAATCTGGCCGGAACTACTATACCGAGTTCGCTGAAAAGGCCCCCAAGGACACGGTTATTCTGACTCTGGCCTGCGGTAAATACCGCTTTAATAAAATGGATCTGGGAAATATCGGCGGAATTCCGCGCCTGCTCGACGTTGGCCAGTGCAACGATACTTACAGTGCGATTCAGGTCGCCCTGGCCTTAGCCGATGCTTTCGAGTGCGGTGTCAATGACCTACCGCTGTCAATGATCCTCTCCTGGTATGAGCAGAAAGCAGTTGCGGTTCTACTGACCCTGCTGCACCTGGGGATCAAGAACATCAAGATCGGCCCGAGTTTGCCGGCCTTCATTACTCCGAATGTGCTCAACTTTCTGGTCGAGAATTACAACATCGGTCCAATCGGTACCGCCGAAGAGGATCTCAAGCAGATCCTCGCAGCCAAATAA
- a CDS encoding TetR/AcrR family transcriptional regulator gives MNNHLQEKRKQVRKPTEVRKREIIDVAINIIAFEGARAFTAKNIATAVGMTSGGIFRHFESMEAIVVDAIERVEEILASDFPSGVEDPIKRLRDFFLQRTRTILAHPGISRLLLSDHLEQAAGIETAKRLSKIKIRSRKFIHGCIREAEQQGSLDSVADVEAATSIVIGAILSLSHVSTQVASTSKSHKPSEDVWALIERMLEKGRSS, from the coding sequence ATGAATAATCACCTTCAAGAAAAGAGGAAGCAAGTGCGAAAGCCTACTGAGGTTCGTAAGCGCGAAATCATTGATGTCGCGATCAATATTATTGCGTTCGAAGGAGCTCGGGCTTTTACCGCCAAGAATATTGCTACCGCAGTCGGAATGACCTCGGGGGGTATTTTCAGGCACTTTGAGAGTATGGAGGCCATTGTTGTCGATGCTATAGAGAGAGTAGAAGAGATTCTCGCCAGCGATTTCCCCTCCGGCGTTGAAGACCCGATCAAACGCCTGCGGGACTTTTTTCTCCAGCGGACACGAACCATCCTGGCTCATCCAGGCATCTCTCGGTTGCTGCTCTCTGACCATTTGGAGCAAGCCGCTGGTATTGAGACTGCCAAGCGGTTGTCAAAAATCAAGATTAGGTCGCGAAAGTTCATTCACGGATGCATCCGGGAGGCGGAACAGCAGGGTTCCCTTGATTCCGTGGCCGATGTTGAAGCAGCTACTTCCATTGTGATAGGTGCCATTCTTTCGCTGTCCCATGTCAGCACGCAGGTTGCGAGTACATCAAAAAGCCATAAACCCTCTGAAGACGTGTGGGCTCTTATTGAGCGCATGCTTGAGAAGGGCAGATCTAGCTGA
- the ric gene encoding iron-sulfur cluster repair di-iron protein: MTESNKTKETNKTIGEFVAEDYRTAETFEKYGIDFCCGGQATLATTCREKGIDLDKVLQEIEAARKEPIHRSENYAAWPLPFLIDYIVNTHHVYLKENDEQIVAYAHKIAEVHGTHHPEVIEIAKIFEKIASDMAAHLIEEEEIFFPAIKRAEAAVRSGGKPDAKDSALIKSELAKLHREHEQIGDAVHKIRHLARDYAIPADVCNTFVVTYRKLKEFEDDLHKHVHLENNILFSNAQQL, from the coding sequence ATGACAGAATCCAACAAAACTAAAGAAACCAACAAAACAATTGGCGAGTTCGTCGCCGAAGATTACCGGACCGCAGAGACCTTCGAGAAATATGGGATCGATTTCTGTTGTGGCGGACAGGCTACTCTCGCCACCACCTGCCGAGAGAAGGGCATTGATCTTGACAAGGTCCTGCAGGAAATTGAAGCTGCCAGAAAGGAACCGATTCACCGAAGTGAGAACTACGCAGCCTGGCCCCTGCCGTTTCTTATCGACTACATCGTCAACACCCATCACGTCTATCTCAAGGAGAATGATGAACAGATTGTCGCCTATGCACACAAGATCGCCGAGGTGCATGGCACCCATCATCCCGAGGTCATCGAAATCGCCAAAATCTTTGAGAAGATCGCCTCTGATATGGCAGCACACCTGATTGAGGAAGAAGAGATTTTCTTCCCAGCCATCAAGCGCGCCGAAGCGGCTGTCAGGAGTGGCGGCAAGCCCGACGCCAAGGACAGCGCTCTGATCAAGTCAGAGCTGGCTAAACTTCATCGCGAACACGAGCAAATCGGCGATGCCGTCCATAAAATTCGGCATCTCGCCAGGGATTATGCGATCCCGGCGGATGTCTGCAACACCTTTGTCGTCACCTACCGTAAACTCAAGGAGTTCGAGGATGATCTACACAAACACGTCCATCTCGAAAACAACATCCTCTTCTCAAACGCGCAACAACTTTAA
- a CDS encoding AAA family ATPase: MSIIVISRATLTGSTVIAERVAKELQIPCISREIVVEAAQNAGVSSEMVEARMNQTPSFFDHYPERDVYLLQVQAELFRHAAEGSLVYKGHGGHLLLSEVPNLIRVHVVAPMRVRIAEAQKALGLDAKEAEKHIQRLDSQRQKWVQYLYRTDWDDPLSYDLVINLDKLNVGEASELVNQTARLACFAWTDERKQKVADLALATRVKADLARGGELFNGILEISAQANVLTIDGRVRTEQAREELLAAIKRTIGDAEIRFNVTRA, encoded by the coding sequence ATGAGTATCATCGTAATATCTAGGGCCACCTTGACGGGCTCCACAGTCATCGCCGAGCGCGTGGCCAAGGAGTTGCAGATCCCTTGCATCAGCCGAGAAATCGTCGTCGAGGCGGCACAGAACGCCGGCGTATCATCAGAGATGGTCGAGGCGCGGATGAATCAAACCCCTTCGTTCTTCGATCACTACCCGGAGCGGGATGTCTACCTGTTACAGGTGCAAGCAGAGCTGTTCCGGCATGCTGCAGAGGGGAGCCTCGTGTACAAGGGTCATGGCGGCCACCTCCTGCTCTCTGAGGTGCCTAACCTCATTCGGGTGCACGTGGTAGCACCCATGCGGGTCCGAATCGCGGAGGCCCAAAAAGCCCTTGGACTCGACGCCAAAGAGGCCGAGAAACACATTCAACGCCTCGACTCGCAGCGGCAGAAATGGGTGCAATATCTCTACCGTACCGACTGGGACGACCCGTTGTCCTACGACCTTGTGATCAATCTCGATAAACTCAATGTCGGTGAAGCCAGCGAACTCGTGAATCAGACCGCCCGGCTTGCGTGCTTCGCCTGGACCGATGAGCGCAAGCAGAAGGTGGCCGACTTGGCGTTGGCCACGCGGGTCAAGGCGGATCTGGCCAGGGGCGGGGAGCTGTTCAACGGCATCCTTGAGATATCGGCGCAGGCAAACGTGCTTACCATTGATGGGCGTGTTCGGACCGAGCAGGCGCGAGAAGAGCTTTTAGCCGCGATCAAGCGGACTATCGGTGATGCAGAAATCCGTTTCAACGTGACCAGAGCCTAG
- a CDS encoding ferredoxin, with protein MAKQPWVDQEECISCGLCIDNVPGVFRYADNGKAECYDPNGASEEEIESNAIDACPVSCIHWKE; from the coding sequence ATGGCCAAACAACCGTGGGTCGATCAAGAAGAGTGTATCAGTTGCGGCCTCTGCATTGACAATGTTCCGGGCGTATTCCGTTATGCCGATAACGGCAAGGCCGAATGCTACGATCCAAACGGAGCATCGGAGGAGGAGATCGAAAGCAACGCTATCGATGCCTGCCCCGTTTCATGTATTCACTGGAAAGAATGA
- a CDS encoding rubredoxin, producing the protein MQKYQCTVCNYIYDPAVGDIGQGVVAGTPFDKLPEGWVCPECGVGKDMFEPLD; encoded by the coding sequence ATGCAAAAGTACCAATGCACCGTATGCAATTATATCTATGACCCTGCTGTAGGCGACATCGGACAGGGGGTGGTAGCGGGAACCCCCTTCGACAAACTTCCCGAAGGCTGGGTCTGCCCGGAATGCGGGGTAGGAAAGGACATGTTCGAACCACTGGACTGA